The genomic region GACCGACGGACAGCAGCTCAACGGCTCCGAGAGATTGCCCAGTGGTTGCGGCAGCAGCTCGCTAACAATCCAATGCGCGAGTGGGCAGCCCAGGAGTTGGTCCGCCTTCGGCAAGTGCTCTGCGAGTGCGTTGCCCCTATCCTAACCCCTGAGCAGCTGCAGATTTGGGAGTGCTGGTGCAGCGGTAGAACGGACTGCTGCCCTCCAAACGGCGGTGACAAGGAAGGTGGCCGGCGTGACCGTGACACTTTGCCGCCGGTTCGGCCGCGGTAGTCCCTATCTATCACTGGAGAGCCTGCCTAGGCGAGCCCTCGCGGGGAACCCTGCGGGGGCTCGTCGTTTGCCTATAGGCGGGTAATTCTATGACAAACGTGCTCCCCTGGCCAAGGACGCTCTCCTTCAGATAGAGCGATCCGCCATGGTAGTCCTGAATGATGCGCCGTGCCAACGTCAATCCGAGTCCCCAACTACGCCGCTTCGTAGTGAAGCCTGCCTCGAAGATACGGTGCCGCAGACTGGGAGGAATTCCTCGGCCAGTATCAGAAAGTTCTAAGACGACGTTGTGCTCATTAGCGGTCAACCGCAACCGGAGCTGTCCTGGCGGGCGTTCGATAGCCTCAGCACCGTTTTTGAGGATATTCTCCACCGCCCAAGCGAAGAGCTCAGGATTGAGTGCAGCGATGGCATTCGGGTCCAGCTCCGACTCTATTTGAATCTGCTTGCTGCGTGGTAGCCGAGGCTGGAGGTATTGTACGACCTCCTCTACAATTGGAGCAACAGGCTGGGGCGTCAGTAGTGGCCGTGCCCCAATGTGGGAGAAACGGACAGCAACGCTCTGAAGACGGGCAACGTCACGCTCCAGCTCCTGTAGGATACTCCTGAGGTCACTCTCGTGAAGCTGCTGCCGTAGTAGCTCTAACCACCCAAGGACACTGGAGAGCGGGGTCCCAAGCTGATGGGCTGCTTCCTTGGCCATCACCACCCAGAGCCGACTTTCTTCTGCCTGTCTCAGGAGGCGTAGTGACCACCAACCGGCCGCAAGCAGCGCTACTATGAGCACGGCCTGAGCATACGGGATCCACCGCACCCAGCGCACCAGCTCGGAAGTGGAGTAGTAAATCCGCGCCAGTTCTACTCCATTGCGGTCTGTCACAATGATCGGGGGAAACTCTTCCCGCATCTGCGCTAGCAGACGCTTTAAGTACCGGCGTTGCACCTCTGCCGACCACGCAGTATCCAGCCCCACATTGAGCGTGTTCTGCAGGTACGGGTAGAGGGGCTCGCCTTGGGGATCGGTGACGATCACAGGGAAGGAGATCGTCGGAACAACGTGGTCCAGGAGGACAAACAGGAAGGGGTCTGCCACCAGGAAAGGGTCAGAGAAGATTCGAAGCATCTCGGCGTAGAAACCGACGCTCTGACGTTCCCGTAGCACAATCTCCCGAACAATGGCCTGAGTTGTCACGAAGCTCAGGGCTACGATGAGTAAGCCCATAGCTCCAACCAAAGCGTAGACGTGCCAGCGTCGGAACGGCAGCACACGCCTCATGGCAGCAGCTCTGCAATCGGTGCACCGACGACACTCTGCTGGAGTAATACCGCCAAGGGTGGTAAGAGGCGCAGTAGGAAGCGCTGAGAACGCCGCCCCAACTCAAGCGTGCAGTAGCACCTCTCTACCCCCTTCGGAAGGCAGTCCGAGTAGTGGGCAACGGCAGGAGCATCGCCTTTCGTTCCAGCAGTAAGGAGCCGTATCCCCTGGAGCTGGATGTAGAGCTCTGGAATTCCTCCGTCTGTCAGACGGGTCTGCCCAGAAACCTCCAGAGCGTAAGCAAAGCGGAAGGCGCTACGAGTCTCTAGCCGCAGAAGGACGCACACACCCTCGTCTACGCTCCCCCGACAGGTCACGAACAGCCGATACGGAGGGACATCACCGAGAAAGGGCTTGGCGCACATTCTTGGGTAGCTCCTCAAGGGAGCACTCCCACTGGGTACTGTCGCTGAGGAGTCGTACGATAACGCTGCGGCGCTGCCATTCGCTCTCGCCGACGATGACAGCTACCCGAGCGCCCAGACGGTCAGCCTCCCGCATCTGAGCCTTGAGCGAACGTCGCTGTAGATCTCCTACAGCACGGTAGCCAGCAGCACGCAACGAGGAGACTACTGCCCGAGCCGCTTCCATCATGCCCACAGTGGCTACGTACACGTCCACTGCCGACTCTGCAGCCACGTCCGGCATCAGCAACAGCAGGCGCTCAACCCCGAAAGCAAACCCTACTCCAGGGACCGGTGGCCCACCGAAGCTCTCTACCAGCCTATCGTACCGGCCTCCGCCGCCAAAAGCATTCTGCGCCCCCAGGCGTGGGCTCACGAACTCAAAGACCGTATGCGTGTAGTAGTCCAGTCCTCGAACGAGGCGTGGGTTGAGCGCCACCGGCACTCCCTCTGCCTGCAATGCCTTGTAGACAGTCTCGAAGTGCTGACGGCTCTCCGCATCTAGGAAGTCCAAGATGCTGGGTGCCTGCTCGATGAAGGGCTGATCGCTCGGGTGCTTGGAATCCAAGATGCGCAGTGGGTTCCGTACCAAGCGTTGCTGGCTCTCAGGGGAGAGATGGTCCCGAACGGCAGCAAAGTGAGCAACAAGCGCTCCTCGATATCGGCTCCGCACGTCCGGTGTCCCCAGTGTGTTGAGCTGCAGGGAATACTCCCGAATTCCCAGCTCTCGTAGGATTGCCGCTGCCAGGAGGATGACCTCTATGTCGCTTTCGGGATACGGCGAACCGAAGCACTCTGCGCCGTATTGATGGAAGAGACGGTAACGTCCCTTCTGCGGTCGTTCGTAGCGAAAGGCGGGGCCGTAGTACCAGAGCCGCCAGAGAGACCGGCGTTGGAAAAGGCGATGCTGTAGGAATGCCCGAACAACTCCAGCCGTTAGCTCCGGCCGCAGTGCCAGTAGGTCGCCCCCGCGGTCTGTGAAGGTGTACATCTCTTTGACGACGATGTCGCTGCTGTCGCCGACGCTACGGCTGTAGAGAGCGGCGTACTCAACGATCGGCGTGCGGATCTCTTCGTACCCGAAGCGAGCCGAAACCGTGCGGCAGACTTCCTCCACACGCCGCCACCGCGGCAACTCCTCGGGCAGCACATCGTGCATGCCCCGCACGGCCTGGAGCTCACTCATAGGTTACTCTCGTGGAGTGCCTCTGCTTGCTCAAAGAGCTCCACGACTTCTTGAGGTACTTGGGCCTGTAGGAGATGGGCTCGAAAGCTTGCGTTCATCATCAAGCGCGACAACCGGCTCAGCAGCCGCAAGTGGGTACCGACATTGTCTCCCTGACCGACGAGCAGGACGACAACCTCCACAGGGCGCCCATCCGGAGCATCCATCAGCATGGGCGGTTCTAAGGTTGCCAGGGCTGCCACCGGAGCCGTAACGGCAGACGTCCTACCGTGAGGTAGTGCCACTCCATGGCCCACACATGTCGTCATCCGGTGCTCCCGCTCAAAGATCGCGCGGCGCACCTCCTCTAAGTTCCGCACTAGTCCGGTTGTCGGCAGGGTTGCCAACAGGCGCTCCAGCACCTCCTCCTTTGAGTGAGCATGCAGGCGGAGAAGGATGGTCTCTTCATGGAGCAATGCCGAAAACCGCATGTGATGTTCTCTGCGCCGAACTCCGGCGCCATAGACGGCTGAGAGGCGTCACTGTTGCCACTGCTGTACGAGACGGGCGTACTCTTGCGCTAGCCCCTCTGCTCCCTCCGCTGTCTCCGCTTCTGCGATGACCACCATCGCTGCCGATTGGCGGTCAGGGAAGATCAGCACCGAACCAGCGTCGAAGAGGAGCTTGACACCATCTATCACGAGCCGATCCCTTGCCGTAGAACACTCCATCGCACGGCGAAGCACACCCCCCTTACGCTCCCACGGGCACGGGACGAGCACCTCCCGTTGATACCGACGCGGCAATTCGGCATCCAGCTCGGAGAGCTCCCAGCCCGTCAGCGCTATCATCTCCAGGAGCTTGGCTGCCGAGAACATGCCATCTGCAGCAAAGAGGTACTCCGGGAAGATGAAGTCCCCGCGCGTTCCGCCAACGAAGCGGACCGTAGGGTCACGTGTGGCCTCCATCATCGCTGAATGGGAGTTCCGCACCCTCACGACGCGGACGTTGTAGTCTGCCGTGACAAACTCCACTTCCGCGCTAGCAGCAACCGGGACGGCTACAGTGTACGGCTCCTCCGCCCGATGCGTAGAGAGGAAGAGCTTCAGCATCAGTGTCAGGAGCCGAGCAGGGTTGATCCATACCCCATGCCGATTCATGACGCTGATACGCTCAGCGCCAACATCGATGCGGATTCCCAGCTCGCAGCCGAAGGCTCGGATTGCTTCTGCCAAGACTACATCGTCTGTCGGGGGCGTCCGGCCGAGCGGATCTACGTAGTTGTTCACAGCAAACGCCTGGCAGCCGAGTGTGCCGAGAATCTGCGGGAAGAGGGTTGCCGCCAGCCCACAGGAGTAGTCCACCAGTAGCCGGAACGAATGCTGCCGAATGGCCTCAACATTGAGTGCGCTCAGGAACTGCTGCAGATAGCCCTCAGCCGACCGCTCTGCAAAGCTCAGCCCGCCGACCTGCTGCGCTGGGGCACGGCGGAAGTCCTCGCTGTAGAAGATCCGCTCTACCGTCTTCGCGAACCCGGAAGGAATGTCCCGCCCGTCAGCGCCTAAGACGATGATTTCCGTCTTCCTGGGCTCTCGTGGGGAGCTCCTCACGTGGACACCGCCTGCGTAGCGGCGGGTACGGAGCTCTTGCCGCGTCTGCGGAATGGAGGCAACCTGCAGGTCAACCACATTGACCCCCGAAGACATCAGCCCCGCCATCACCGCGCGGGCAACCATGCGGGAGGCATTGCTTGCATCCCGGCTCGTTACCACGGCCGTGCCCATACCCATAGCACTACCCAAAGCAACACCAAAGCGAGTGGCAAATTCCGGGGTGATCTCCACGTTGGAATCACCAGCAACCTTAGCGTTCAGGAAGAGCCCATGCGTCCAGCGCTCCTCATGCACAAGGCTATAGGTTACTGCTGCCCTGGGCTCCACCACCTTACCGGGCCATAGCTTCACCCCTGCCACAACCAGCACTTCCTCACCCAGTCGGCACTCTTCGGCCACAATTGCCCCTTCCTCCACGCTGCAGCGCTCTCCCAACGCCACGCCACTAGCGATGATCGCCCCGTCAAGAACCGTCCCCGCACCAACGCTGACCCGGTCCCACAGTATGCTCCTCACAACCCGGCTTCCAGGGCCAATCACGCATTCGCTACCAATGAAGCAGTCCGACAACTCTGCGTGAGGGCCTACCATGGTCCCATCCCCTAAGAGCACACATCCGCGCAGCGTAGCTGTAGGGTCTATGCGGACTCCCTCACCGTACCAAACATTCCCATCCCGGTGCAGCATCGGTAGCTCAAGTCGTAGCGTGCCTGTGGTGAAGTCACGGTGCGTCTCCCAGTACTCGCGCACGTTCCCGATATCTCGCCAGTAGCCGTCAGCCACGTAACCGTAGAGCGGTAGCCCTTTCTGCAGCATCTGCGGGAAGAGCTCTTTGCCAAAGTCCATCTCCTGCCTGTACGGGATGAGCTCCAGCACTTCGGGCTGCAGGATGTAGATGCCCGTGTTGACCGTGTCGGAGAAGAGCTCACCCCAACTGGGCTTCTCTAGGAAGCGCACAATTCGGCCATCGCTTTCTGTCAGCACAATCCCGTAGGGCAACGGATTCACCACTTGCGTCAGCACTAGCGTCGCCTGAGCCCTCCGCTGGTGGTGGAACGCGATCGCCGCACTCAGGTCCACGGTCGTTAACACATCTGCGCTGATGACCACGAACGGCTCCGGAGCCAATAGTTCAGCAGCGTTGCGAACGCTGCCAGCGGTGCCGTAGTCGGCCTCTGCCTGGACATACCGGAGGTGGACTCCCCAGGCTGAGCCATCTCCAAAATGGCGACGGATGATCTCCCCCTGGTGGTACAGTAGGCAGACACACTCCCGAATCCCGTGGCGTGAAAGCAGCCGGAGCACATGCTCCATGATCGGGTAGCCCAAGACGGGGACCATCGGCTTCGGACGGCGAATCGTCAGAGGTCGGAGGCGAGTCCCGAAGCCTCCCGCCATGATGACGGCCTGCCGCATCGGTACTCCCTGCATGGTGCTCGGACCAGCGAAAATTAGCCGATTTTCAGCACTCCCCGTGCTCCGGCTCAGTACTCCCTCAGCACCTGGCGGGCATATGCGCCGTAAGCCCTCGGCACAAAGAGCTTCACAATAGCCAAGGCACCGACGGTGAACATACGGGTGCTGTCACGCTGCGATAGTACCTGTGCAGGAATTCCTACGCTTCGGAGCTTCCCACAGAGGAGTTCTGCCTCCCATTCGGTTGGAAGCTCTACCAGGACTTCCCAAGGCTCCAGCTCTACTCGACTGCCACAGAGGTGGCACTCTGTCGGGAGCTCCTCCAACCAGGCCTCGCAGTACGGACACACTACTGGCTCCTCCATGGCCAAAGGCGGCGGTACCACGCACCGTACTGGATTCGGCTGACCAATCCCAATCCAAGCAGCAGGACGACCACATTCCCCCACCACATGCCGAGCACAGGCGAGATGTAGCCTCGATCTGCCAGCTTCTCACCGCTGATGAGTGCTGCCCAGTAGAAGATGTAGAACCCCAAGCTGACGAGGGCACTCGTTCCGAAGTTACCACCGCGGGTCATGATCCCTATCGGTGCCCCAGCGAGCGCAAAGAGCAGGCACGCGGCAGCGATGGCGTACTTCTTGTGGATCTCCACTTGGTACTGCCGTTCCCGCTGCACTGCAGCAGCATACTCAGCAGCTAAGTTCTCCAATGTACTGCGGACCGCCAGCAATCGCTGCTGGATACGGGCTGCCGAGGGCTCTTCCCAGCTCGGCCCCAGCGAGAGGAGCTCCTGCCAGTGCCGCGAGAGGACCTCTTCCGCCTGTCGGCGTAGCCGCTCCTGCTGCTGCTGCGCTTCCTGCACGACGGACTGCATCTGTTCGATGCTCATCTCGCGCTCGCCACGGGCAAACAGCCGAGCATCGGAACGGACGAAGGCATAGTCCTGCGCAGGGATGCGCACCAGAAGGCGCTCAAACCGCACCCACCGAGGGTCTCCCCGTTGTTGAGGGAGTTGGTGCAGCTCGCCGGATCTCAGCTCCAGAACGAACTCCGTCAGCCCTGTGCTGAGCCGGAGCCGCGCTGTATCGGCTGAGATGATCTGCACCCACCCTAGTCGTGTAGCGTCGTAAATCGTCACCCCAAGGAGCCAACGCCCGCTTGTATCGCGCGACCGAGCTAGCAGCGTGTAGCC from Candidatus Kapaibacterium sp. harbors:
- a CDS encoding HAMP domain-containing histidine kinase, whose translation is MRRVLPFRRWHVYALVGAMGLLIVALSFVTTQAIVREIVLRERQSVGFYAEMLRIFSDPFLVADPFLFVLLDHVVPTISFPVIVTDPQGEPLYPYLQNTLNVGLDTAWSAEVQRRYLKRLLAQMREEFPPIIVTDRNGVELARIYYSTSELVRWVRWIPYAQAVLIVALLAAGWWSLRLLRQAEESRLWVVMAKEAAHQLGTPLSSVLGWLELLRQQLHESDLRSILQELERDVARLQSVAVRFSHIGARPLLTPQPVAPIVEEVVQYLQPRLPRSKQIQIESELDPNAIAALNPELFAWAVENILKNGAEAIERPPGQLRLRLTANEHNVVLELSDTGRGIPPSLRHRIFEAGFTTKRRSWGLGLTLARRIIQDYHGGSLYLKESVLGQGSTFVIELPAYRQTTSPRRVPREGSPRQALQ
- the hisS gene encoding histidine--tRNA ligase, with protein sequence MSELQAVRGMHDVLPEELPRWRRVEEVCRTVSARFGYEEIRTPIVEYAALYSRSVGDSSDIVVKEMYTFTDRGGDLLALRPELTAGVVRAFLQHRLFQRRSLWRLWYYGPAFRYERPQKGRYRLFHQYGAECFGSPYPESDIEVILLAAAILRELGIREYSLQLNTLGTPDVRSRYRGALVAHFAAVRDHLSPESQQRLVRNPLRILDSKHPSDQPFIEQAPSILDFLDAESRQHFETVYKALQAEGVPVALNPRLVRGLDYYTHTVFEFVSPRLGAQNAFGGGGRYDRLVESFGGPPVPGVGFAFGVERLLLLMPDVAAESAVDVYVATVGMMEAARAVVSSLRAAGYRAVGDLQRRSLKAQMREADRLGARVAVIVGESEWQRRSVIVRLLSDSTQWECSLEELPKNVRQALSR
- a CDS encoding PTS sugar transporter subunit IIA, with translation MRFSALLHEETILLRLHAHSKEEVLERLLATLPTTGLVRNLEEVRRAIFEREHRMTTCVGHGVALPHGRTSAVTAPVAALATLEPPMLMDAPDGRPVEVVVLLVGQGDNVGTHLRLLSRLSRLMMNASFRAHLLQAQVPQEVVELFEQAEALHESNL
- a CDS encoding sugar phosphate nucleotidyltransferase; protein product: MQGVPMRQAVIMAGGFGTRLRPLTIRRPKPMVPVLGYPIMEHVLRLLSRHGIRECVCLLYHQGEIIRRHFGDGSAWGVHLRYVQAEADYGTAGSVRNAAELLAPEPFVVISADVLTTVDLSAAIAFHHQRRAQATLVLTQVVNPLPYGIVLTESDGRIVRFLEKPSWGELFSDTVNTGIYILQPEVLELIPYRQEMDFGKELFPQMLQKGLPLYGYVADGYWRDIGNVREYWETHRDFTTGTLRLELPMLHRDGNVWYGEGVRIDPTATLRGCVLLGDGTMVGPHAELSDCFIGSECVIGPGSRVVRSILWDRVSVGAGTVLDGAIIASGVALGERCSVEEGAIVAEECRLGEEVLVVAGVKLWPGKVVEPRAAVTYSLVHEERWTHGLFLNAKVAGDSNVEITPEFATRFGVALGSAMGMGTAVVTSRDASNASRMVARAVMAGLMSSGVNVVDLQVASIPQTRQELRTRRYAGGVHVRSSPREPRKTEIIVLGADGRDIPSGFAKTVERIFYSEDFRRAPAQQVGGLSFAERSAEGYLQQFLSALNVEAIRQHSFRLLVDYSCGLAATLFPQILGTLGCQAFAVNNYVDPLGRTPPTDDVVLAEAIRAFGCELGIRIDVGAERISVMNRHGVWINPARLLTLMLKLFLSTHRAEEPYTVAVPVAASAEVEFVTADYNVRVVRVRNSHSAMMEATRDPTVRFVGGTRGDFIFPEYLFAADGMFSAAKLLEMIALTGWELSELDAELPRRYQREVLVPCPWERKGGVLRRAMECSTARDRLVIDGVKLLFDAGSVLIFPDRQSAAMVVIAEAETAEGAEGLAQEYARLVQQWQQ
- a CDS encoding LptF/LptG family permease; amino-acid sequence: MRILDWYVLRLHAAPFAFGASVVMFLFLMQFLMRYGEQLLSKGLELIVIAQLLALNLPWMFVLAVPMGVLFATVYTFGSLAAEHETTIQQSSGMSAWQMMRAVLGAALLASMGLVWFSDRVLPEANHQAKVMLADIQRKRPSLLIEPGHFTRQLEGYTLLARSRDTSGRWLLGVTIYDATRLGWVQIISADTARLRLSTGLTEFVLELRSGELHQLPQQRGDPRWVRFERLLVRIPAQDYAFVRSDARLFARGEREMSIEQMQSVVQEAQQQQERLRRQAEEVLSRHWQELLSLGPSWEEPSAARIQQRLLAVRSTLENLAAEYAAAVQRERQYQVEIHKKYAIAAACLLFALAGAPIGIMTRGGNFGTSALVSLGFYIFYWAALISGEKLADRGYISPVLGMWWGNVVVLLLGLGLVSRIQYGAWYRRLWPWRSQ